In one Chitinophaga sancti genomic region, the following are encoded:
- a CDS encoding AI-2E family transporter: MKSVKLAFYARLALILHALILSLLLMHLGKTVIIPLFFALLISFALLPVCRQLEKWSLHRGLAAAICVLLFVVLIGSFIDILSHQIVNFTHNLPELQKRFSESLTDIRQWLLNTYHIDYQQQTDYLKKSTSGLQSTAMSSLGATFIGFAEVFILTIFFLIFTFFMLYHRRLFKRFVVALFPQDELPKVEEVLNSARRMINRYIIGLLTEMFILIILLLSTLAILGIKYALLISVIAALLNVIPYLGIYTAMAISMFITFANGEPSQAVTVGIVFIVAHFLDANVILPRVVGGNVKLNPLITIIAVLTGKLVWGIPGMFLFIPLAAIIRIISEKVESLQPWAILMGEEK, encoded by the coding sequence ATGAAAAGCGTTAAACTGGCCTTCTATGCCCGCCTGGCCCTGATATTACACGCGCTTATCCTGTCTCTGCTACTGATGCATCTTGGCAAAACAGTGATCATTCCACTCTTTTTTGCCCTGTTGATCTCCTTTGCCCTACTGCCTGTGTGCAGGCAACTGGAAAAGTGGAGCCTGCACCGTGGCCTCGCCGCTGCTATCTGCGTATTGCTTTTCGTGGTATTGATCGGTTCATTTATAGATATCCTGAGTCACCAGATCGTGAACTTTACCCATAATCTCCCTGAGCTGCAAAAACGGTTTTCGGAAAGCCTGACCGATATCCGACAATGGCTGCTCAATACCTATCATATAGATTATCAGCAGCAAACCGATTATCTGAAGAAATCTACAAGCGGATTACAGTCTACCGCTATGAGTTCATTAGGGGCTACTTTCATCGGGTTCGCTGAAGTGTTTATCCTCACCATCTTCTTCCTCATTTTTACGTTCTTCATGTTGTATCACCGTCGTTTGTTTAAGCGTTTTGTGGTCGCACTCTTTCCGCAGGATGAACTGCCGAAAGTAGAAGAAGTGCTAAACAGCGCCCGCCGGATGATCAACAGGTATATTATAGGCTTACTCACAGAAATGTTTATACTGATCATCTTATTACTTTCCACGCTGGCCATCCTGGGCATTAAATATGCCCTGCTGATCAGTGTAATTGCCGCACTGTTGAACGTAATACCCTATCTGGGTATTTATACAGCTATGGCTATCAGTATGTTTATCACTTTTGCCAATGGAGAACCCTCCCAGGCTGTAACAGTGGGAATTGTTTTTATCGTCGCCCATTTCCTGGATGCAAATGTAATCCTGCCCCGGGTAGTAGGTGGCAACGTAAAGCTCAATCCTTTGATTACCATCATTGCTGTGCTTACCGGCAAACTGGTGTGGGGGATTCCCGGTATGTTCCTCTTTATCCCCCTGGCTGCCATTATCCGTATTATCAGTGAAAAGGTGGAATCTTTACAACCATGGGCGATCCTGATGGGGGAAGAAAAATAA
- a CDS encoding DinB family protein encodes MKATTTTLATETFTTPAQLLKHWQLHRNLTRKIINNFPEDKLFSYSVGGMRPFAELAMEFIGMAVPTLTGIITEKWEKFKHEEAPVTKQELLDLWDEQTEIINTLWPKIPAERFNDVVLAFGQWEMPVYLLVLYVVENEIHHRGQGYVYLRSLGIEPTPFYERD; translated from the coding sequence ATGAAAGCAACAACCACCACCCTGGCAACAGAAACATTCACAACCCCGGCTCAATTGCTAAAACACTGGCAGTTGCACCGTAACCTGACCCGCAAAATAATTAACAACTTCCCTGAAGATAAACTCTTTAGTTATTCGGTGGGTGGTATGCGCCCGTTTGCAGAACTGGCGATGGAATTTATTGGTATGGCTGTTCCGACCCTGACAGGCATCATCACAGAAAAGTGGGAAAAATTTAAGCATGAAGAAGCCCCTGTCACTAAGCAGGAGCTGCTTGACCTGTGGGATGAACAAACTGAAATCATTAATACCCTCTGGCCGAAAATTCCAGCTGAAAGATTCAATGATGTTGTATTAGCTTTCGGACAATGGGAAATGCCAGTGTACCTGCTGGTACTGTATGTAGTTGAAAATGAAATACATCACCGTGGACAAGGATATGTATACCTCCGCTCACTGGGCATAGAACCTACACCATTCTACGAGAGGGATTAA
- a CDS encoding DUF1877 family protein yields MGQSATLFLVDRNEFSKIGDDPEYPVANIAAEKTTFEKSFEGLLFLITKGSRPEDISIVRQIFYPEAYIGDEIDFENIDIDTLPDDFDFDKQPLYFNDPATVSEIADLLSSIEPGNIIALFDHTELNEHDIEPGQVWTDDERDGVTFSAQHMATELLALKAIYEKAKEQGAYIISHVD; encoded by the coding sequence ATGGGACAAAGTGCTACACTATTTCTCGTGGACAGGAACGAATTTTCCAAAATTGGAGACGATCCTGAATATCCGGTGGCCAACATTGCCGCTGAAAAAACAACTTTTGAGAAATCCTTTGAAGGATTACTGTTTCTGATCACGAAAGGAAGCAGACCTGAGGATATTTCTATTGTAAGACAGATCTTTTACCCTGAGGCGTATATAGGAGACGAGATCGACTTCGAAAACATCGATATCGATACCCTGCCGGATGATTTTGATTTTGACAAGCAACCGCTTTACTTCAATGATCCGGCTACCGTATCCGAAATTGCAGATCTGCTGTCATCAATAGAGCCAGGTAACATTATCGCACTGTTTGACCATACGGAGCTGAATGAGCACGACATTGAACCGGGCCAGGTATGGACAGATGATGAACGGGATGGGGTCACCTTTAGTGCACAGCACATGGCTACAGAATTGCTGGCGCTGAAGGCCATCTATGAAAAAGCGAAAGAGCAGGGTGCTTATATTATAAGCCATGTGGATTAA
- a CDS encoding alpha-L-fucosidase: MKKFIGSASLAFAMLMAGASCSNAQVSAPAPYGVLPSAAQVEWQAMDMYAFVHFTVNTFTNKEWGYGDESEKIFNPTNFNADQIVSGIKAAGLTGLILTCKHHDGFCLWPTKTTFHNITKSPWKNGQGDMVKEFADACKKQGIKFGVYLSPWDRNNAAYGTPDYVRIYREQMKELLTNYGPVFEIWHDGANGGDGYYGGARKEVKIDRYTYYNWPETWGLEKQLQPNAVIMSDVGPDVRWVGTETGFSGDPCWATYTPIGDKDSAVAAPGQVLYELGLNGTRNGKQWMPAETNFSIRPGWFYHATEDNKVKTPEDLLNHYFASVGHGTTMLLNVPPDQRGLVNEIDVASLKGFGDIIRQMYSVNYAAGASLQASDLRGGDKAYAAENVLDNDPYTYWGTKDGVNTGELVLNLAGSKTFNVIRLRENIKLGQRIDDWAVDVWENGQWTELKKGTAIGYCRLIRSERMVTTDKVRIRITKGAASICLSDVGLFKAPEVKAAGVRKDLIVDKAQWKSHNTRFSAAIDGDAGSAVQMDMNTFKKLAPKGVVVDMQFPARIVGFNYLPVKDKGLVDKYKIYTSDDGKTWELRKEGEFSNIKANPIEQRIDLEKPVNARYFRFEPLHVLPAKDGRQYVGIAEVGIIK, translated from the coding sequence ATGAAGAAATTTATAGGTAGCGCCAGCCTGGCATTTGCCATGCTGATGGCGGGGGCCAGCTGTAGCAATGCACAAGTAAGTGCACCCGCACCTTACGGTGTATTGCCTTCCGCTGCGCAGGTAGAATGGCAGGCCATGGATATGTACGCTTTTGTGCATTTCACTGTCAATACCTTTACTAACAAGGAATGGGGCTATGGTGACGAAAGTGAGAAGATTTTTAATCCTACCAATTTTAATGCAGATCAGATCGTGTCGGGGATCAAGGCAGCAGGTTTAACAGGTTTGATCCTGACCTGTAAGCACCATGATGGTTTCTGCCTCTGGCCGACCAAAACTACTTTCCACAACATTACCAAAAGCCCATGGAAGAACGGCCAGGGCGATATGGTAAAAGAATTTGCAGACGCCTGTAAGAAGCAGGGAATTAAATTTGGTGTATACCTCTCCCCATGGGATAGAAATAATGCGGCTTATGGTACGCCGGATTATGTACGCATCTACCGTGAACAGATGAAGGAATTGCTGACCAATTATGGTCCGGTATTCGAAATCTGGCATGATGGTGCAAACGGTGGTGATGGCTATTACGGGGGGGCACGCAAAGAAGTGAAAATAGATCGTTATACTTATTATAACTGGCCTGAAACCTGGGGCCTGGAAAAACAATTGCAGCCGAATGCTGTGATCATGAGTGATGTAGGCCCCGATGTACGTTGGGTCGGTACCGAAACTGGTTTTTCCGGCGATCCCTGCTGGGCTACCTACACGCCTATCGGAGACAAGGATTCCGCTGTTGCAGCACCCGGGCAGGTTTTATATGAACTGGGGCTGAATGGTACCCGCAATGGTAAGCAATGGATGCCGGCGGAGACCAATTTTTCCATTCGTCCGGGATGGTTTTATCATGCTACAGAAGATAACAAGGTGAAAACACCGGAAGATCTCCTGAACCATTACTTTGCGTCTGTAGGCCATGGTACGACCATGTTGCTGAACGTACCTCCTGATCAACGGGGTCTTGTAAACGAAATTGATGTGGCCAGTCTGAAAGGTTTTGGTGATATCATCAGGCAGATGTACAGCGTCAACTATGCAGCAGGGGCAAGCTTGCAGGCGAGCGATCTGAGAGGCGGGGATAAGGCTTATGCGGCTGAGAATGTACTGGACAATGATCCGTATACATATTGGGGTACAAAGGATGGTGTGAATACCGGAGAACTGGTATTGAACCTGGCAGGCAGCAAAACGTTCAATGTGATCCGTTTGCGTGAGAACATTAAACTCGGTCAGCGTATAGACGACTGGGCAGTAGATGTTTGGGAAAATGGCCAGTGGACAGAACTGAAGAAAGGCACAGCTATTGGTTACTGCCGCCTGATCCGTAGTGAGCGTATGGTGACTACGGACAAGGTTAGGATTCGTATTACAAAGGGAGCTGCGAGTATCTGTCTCAGTGATGTAGGTTTGTTCAAGGCACCGGAGGTGAAGGCTGCGGGTGTAAGAAAAGACCTTATCGTAGATAAGGCGCAGTGGAAATCCCACAACACCAGATTCTCTGCTGCTATAGACGGAGATGCTGGCAGTGCCGTGCAAATGGATATGAATACCTTTAAGAAACTTGCGCCTAAAGGAGTGGTTGTGGATATGCAGTTCCCAGCCCGGATTGTAGGGTTTAATTACCTGCCTGTAAAAGATAAGGGCCTGGTAGACAAGTACAAAATCTATACGAGCGATGATGGTAAGACCTGGGAGCTCCGGAAGGAAGGGGAGTTTTCAAATATCAAGGCGAACCCTATCGAGCAGCGTATTGACCTGGAGAAACCAGTGAATGCAAGGTATTTCAGGTTTGAGCCGCTGCATGTACTGCCAGCTAAGGATGGCAGGCAGTATGTAGGCATTGCTGAAGTGGGCATCATTAAATAA